Proteins encoded in a region of the Mycoplasma feriruminatoris genome:
- the rpsF gene encoding 30S ribosomal protein S6 — MIKKYEVMYILDQDVKDTKELVTKLDAILAEGGQILEASDLGLLDFTYEINHKKKGYYHVVIVEATTQAVKEFERVAKIDKNVVRTLVLNTQNIQNYEQSVVLSKTDMTKYEEEQREKKNFRKPFIKREEAATKESK; from the coding sequence ATGATTAAAAAATACGAAGTAATGTATATTTTGGATCAAGATGTTAAAGATACAAAAGAATTAGTAACTAAATTAGATGCAATTTTAGCTGAAGGTGGACAAATCCTAGAAGCTAGTGATTTAGGATTATTAGATTTCACTTATGAAATTAATCACAAAAAAAAGGGTTACTATCATGTAGTTATCGTTGAAGCAACTACTCAAGCTGTTAAAGAATTTGAACGTGTTGCTAAAATTGATAAAAATGTAGTTAGAACATTAGTTTTAAATACACAAAACATCCAAAATTACGAACAATCAGTTGTTCTTTCAAAAACAGATATGACTAAATATGAAGAAGAACAACGTGAAAAGAAAAACTTTAGAAAGCCATTTATTAAAAGAGAAGAAGCTGCTACAAAAGAAAGCAAATAA
- a CDS encoding FMN-dependent NADH-azoreductase — protein MSKVLVLKTTVQADEVSNSVALTNRFLEEYKKFNPDDEIIIVDLNKDEVGTSILTSETFSTFYQQEVTKKYINLLKSVDKLVIACPMYNFSTPVTLKSFIDHVSVANETFSYKYSKKGDAIGLITNLKAQILGVQGAPLGWYPWGQHTQYVEGAMRFLGIEFNKTVLLAGVKVAPLLQLTPEQRVETIIDEVIQAAKTF, from the coding sequence ATGAGTAAAGTTCTTGTTTTAAAAACAACTGTTCAAGCAGACGAAGTATCAAATTCTGTTGCTTTAACTAATAGATTTTTAGAAGAATATAAAAAATTCAACCCAGATGATGAAATCATTATTGTTGATTTAAATAAAGATGAAGTAGGAACTAGTATTTTAACTTCTGAAACATTTTCAACTTTTTATCAACAAGAAGTTACTAAAAAATATATTAATTTATTAAAAAGCGTAGATAAACTAGTTATTGCTTGTCCAATGTATAACTTTTCTACTCCAGTGACTTTAAAATCATTTATTGATCACGTTTCAGTAGCTAATGAAACATTTTCATACAAATATTCTAAAAAAGGAGATGCAATTGGTTTAATTACTAATTTAAAAGCTCAAATTTTAGGAGTTCAAGGTGCACCATTAGGATGATATCCTTGAGGTCAACATACTCAATATGTTGAAGGAGCAATGAGATTTTTAGGAATCGAATTTAATAAAACTGTTTTATTAGCAGGAGTAAAAGTAGCTCCATTATTACAATTAACTCCAGAACAAAGAGTTGAAACAATTATTGATGAAGTTATACAAGCTGCTAAAACTTTTTAA
- a CDS encoding ABC transporter ATP-binding protein yields the protein MAKDKKNTDVSINIEQIQPISKSNVDYEEIEKPKRVKKVKTVKIESNDQIDDSQREFIIIPNDQKFEPGIKGLKQKQKLQKQLTNKYSKDILNKGHIITTQNYKPDLNKHIIELKNVQKSYITGDLETPVLKGIDIKLDKSDFIVILGPSGSGKTTFLNIISGLDKASQGDVFVLGSNLSLLKDSHMTKFRRRTVGFVFQQYNLLTNLTAKENAEVGENLSNKKNGMSIEEIFETIGMKEQMHKYPHQMSGGQQQRVSIARALAKNPDILFADEPTGALDEEMGRKVLEILVKVNKEYKTTVIVVTHNPNIAKIANTVIHIKNGIIDNLEHNPHPADPQTIEWA from the coding sequence ATGGCTAAAGACAAAAAAAATACAGACGTGTCTATTAACATTGAACAGATCCAACCTATTAGTAAATCTAATGTAGATTATGAAGAAATAGAAAAACCTAAAAGAGTTAAAAAAGTTAAAACTGTAAAAATTGAATCAAATGATCAAATAGATGATAGTCAAAGAGAATTTATAATTATTCCAAATGATCAAAAATTTGAACCAGGAATCAAAGGGTTAAAACAAAAACAAAAACTTCAAAAACAACTAACTAATAAGTACTCAAAAGACATTTTAAACAAAGGACATATAATCACAACTCAAAACTATAAACCAGACTTAAACAAACACATTATTGAATTAAAAAATGTTCAAAAGTCTTATATTACTGGTGATTTAGAAACTCCTGTTTTAAAAGGAATTGATATTAAGTTAGATAAATCTGATTTCATTGTTATTTTAGGACCATCTGGATCAGGAAAAACTACTTTTTTAAATATCATTTCAGGACTAGATAAAGCTAGTCAGGGTGATGTTTTTGTTTTAGGTTCAAATCTTTCTTTATTAAAAGATTCTCATATGACTAAATTTAGAAGAAGAACTGTTGGGTTTGTGTTTCAACAATATAACTTATTAACTAATTTAACTGCTAAAGAAAATGCTGAAGTTGGAGAAAATCTTTCAAACAAAAAAAACGGAATGTCAATTGAAGAAATTTTTGAAACAATTGGTATGAAAGAACAAATGCATAAATATCCTCACCAAATGTCAGGAGGACAACAACAACGTGTTTCAATAGCAAGAGCTCTAGCTAAAAACCCTGATATTTTATTTGCTGATGAACCAACTGGGGCTTTAGATGAAGAAATGGGACGTAAAGTTCTAGAAATTTTAGTTAAAGTTAATAAAGAATATAAAACAACTGTTATTGTAGTTACTCATAACCCAAACATCGCTAAAATTGCAAACACTGTAATTCATATTAAAAACGGAATTATTGATAATTTAGAACACAATCCTCATCCAGCTGATCCACAAACAATTGAATGAGCTTAA
- the rpsR gene encoding 30S ribosomal protein S18, producing MQVKKIKKRKKVNFFQKNNIKYIDYKDVELLKKFISPNGQILPRRITGTSPKDQRQLALAIKRARQMALLPYVIE from the coding sequence ATGCAAGTTAAAAAAATTAAAAAAAGAAAAAAAGTTAATTTTTTCCAAAAAAACAATATTAAATACATCGATTATAAAGATGTTGAATTATTAAAAAAATTCATCTCACCTAATGGTCAAATTTTACCAAGAAGAATTACAGGTACTTCTCCAAAAGATCAAAGACAATTAGCTTTAGCAATTAAAAGAGCTCGTCAAATGGCTTTATTACCATACGTAATTGAATAA
- a CDS encoding cold-shock protein, translated as MNTGIVKWFNDEKGFGFITNDSDNKDVFVYFANININGYKTLEQGQKVTYELNKTIKGLEAFNVTITNK; from the coding sequence ATGAACACTGGTATAGTTAAATGATTTAACGATGAAAAAGGGTTTGGCTTTATAACAAATGATTCTGATAATAAAGATGTATTTGTTTATTTTGCAAACATTAATATAAATGGTTATAAGACTTTAGAACAAGGTCAAAAAGTAACATATGAATTAAATAAAACAATAAAAGGGCTAGAAGCTTTTAATGTTACAATCACAAATAAATAG
- a CDS encoding single-stranded DNA-binding protein, with protein MNRVNLVGRITRDLELRVAKNGSKFVFFTVAVSEYSSREEKTNYIPCSAFDKTAENMVKFLSKGSLISVEGRITTRNNQTPDGRYETIVNVLAERVNFLEPAKNRNALVTEQNDTTPNQHVQQNSDSSFDDLVVSDDDELSILWE; from the coding sequence ATGAACAGAGTAAACTTGGTAGGTAGAATTACAAGAGATTTAGAATTAAGAGTAGCTAAAAACGGGTCTAAATTTGTTTTTTTTACTGTAGCTGTTTCAGAATATTCAAGTAGAGAAGAAAAAACAAATTATATACCTTGTTCTGCTTTTGATAAAACTGCTGAAAATATGGTTAAGTTTCTATCTAAAGGTAGTTTAATTTCAGTTGAAGGAAGAATTACAACTAGAAATAATCAAACACCTGATGGTAGATATGAAACTATTGTAAATGTACTAGCTGAAAGAGTTAATTTCTTAGAACCAGCTAAAAATAGAAATGCTCTAGTAACTGAACAAAACGATACAACACCTAACCAACATGTTCAACAAAATAGTGATTCATCATTTGATGATTTAGTAGTTTCAGATGATGATGAACTTTCAATTTTATGAGAATAA